Below is a window of Stappia sp. DNA.
GGTCCTGATCGACGGCGGCTTCACCAACCCCACGCCCTTCGACGTGCTCGACGCGGAGCGCCACGCGACCGTGGCGGTCGACGTGACCGGCATCGACGTGCCGAGCGCCGGTGAGCTGCCCGGCGCGCTCGAGACCTGGATGGGCTCCTTCTCCATCGTCCTGCATGCGCTGGTGACGGAGAAGCTGAAGTCCAGCCGGCCCGATCTGCTGATCTCGCCGCCCGTGGGCACGTTCCAGACCATGGACTTCTTCCGGCTGGAGGAGCTGCTCGCGACCGTGGACCGCACCCGCGACGACATGAAACGCCGGATCGCGGCGCTGCTCGACGCCGGCTGAGGCCACACGACGCCGCCGGATCCCCCCGTGGTGACGACGCCGGCCATTGGCCGAAGCCGCGTTCGGGCCTGACGTCCCCCCGGCTAGGCCCCCACCGGGACCGGCTGCCGCATGCGCGCGAGCGCATCGAGGAAGAACGGCCGGAAGCCGTCCGGGTGCTCGCTCATCGGGAAGTGGCCGAGTTCGTCCATCACGGCGAGGGTCGCGCCGGGGATCGCGCGCGCGGTGCGCTCCGCGTCTTCCGGCGTGCAGGTGAGATCATAGGCCCCCACCAGAATGTGCACCGGCGTGCGGGCCGTGTCGATGTCGGCAAGCCGGGCGATCAGGCTGTCGTCCTGCGTGTAGAAGCTCAGGTCGCCGCGAAAGACGCCCGGCCCCGACTGCATGAACATCCACAGCGTGCTCCAGCGCTCCGCCTCCGGCGCATGCGGCGAGATGTTCGCGGAGACGAGTGCGGCGCCCATCTCGCCGCCATGGGCATCGGGACGGTCGAACCAGTCGATGTCATACCAGGCCGGCTGGAAGTCCGACGCCTCGATGGCGATGAAACCGGAAAACCGCCCGGCATGAAGGGCCGCGAGCTGCAGCGCGATGCGCCCGCCCATGGAACAGCCGGCGAGAACGGGCCGCTCGAGACCGAGCCCGTCGGCGACCGCCAGCACGGTCTCGATATAGGCCTCGGTGGTGAGCAGATACTCCTGCGTCTGAAATCCTTCCGGCGGCAGGGACTTGCCGTGCCAGGGCATGTCGAAGGCGATGAGACGATGGCCCTCGGTCACCTCCGCGTCGCACATGAGATGACGCCACTGGCGGGTGTCG
It encodes the following:
- a CDS encoding alpha/beta hydrolase, with translation MSARLEPIVGRYLHVEIAGVAHRIYVEEAGAGRPVLCLHTAGADTRQWRHLMCDAEVTEGHRLIAFDMPWHGKSLPPEGFQTQEYLLTTEAYIETVLAVADGLGLERPVLAGCSMGGRIALQLAALHAGRFSGFIAIEASDFQPAWYDIDWFDRPDAHGGEMGAALVSANISPHAPEAERWSTLWMFMQSGPGVFRGDLSFYTQDDSLIARLADIDTARTPVHILVGAYDLTCTPEDAERTARAIPGATLAVMDELGHFPMSEHPDGFRPFFLDALARMRQPVPVGA